One Tomitella gaofuii DNA segment encodes these proteins:
- a CDS encoding type II toxin-antitoxin system PemK/MazF family toxin, with the protein MTEQPRTVAREHLAGTIGTVDAATMRAVDGWMRDFLALP; encoded by the coding sequence ATGACCGAGCAGCCGCGCACCGTGGCCCGCGAGCACCTGGCCGGCACCATCGGAACTGTCGACGCCGCGACCATGCGTGCGGTGGACGGCTGGATGCGGGACTTCCTCGCGCTGCCCTGA
- the glnA gene encoding type I glutamate--ammonia ligase produces MDRQMEFVLRTLEERDIRFVRLWFTDVLGYLKSVAIAPAELEGAFTEGIGFDGSAVEGFSRVSEADMVAMPDPSTFQVLPWVSDDGRQPTARMFCDILMPGGSPSWSDPRHVLRRQLGKAGDAGFTCYVHPEIEFFLLEAGLDASGRPTPADQGGYFDQAVHNQAPNFRRHTIDALESMGISVEFSHHEAAPGQQEIDLRYADALSMADNVMTFRYLVKQVALQEGVRATFMPKPFSEYAGSAMHTHMSLFEGENNAFHDDDDPMQLSATARSFVAGIIEHAHEISAVTNQWVNSYKRLIHGGEAPTAASWGRANRSALVRLPLYTPNKSSSRRVEVRNPDSACNPYLTFAVLIAAGLKGIEGGYELPPEAEDDVWALTPGERRAMGYRELPTSLGDALKAMERSELVAEALGEHVFDFFLRNKRQEWADYRGQVTQFEIANYLGL; encoded by the coding sequence ATGGATCGTCAGATGGAATTCGTGCTGCGCACGCTCGAGGAGCGGGACATCCGGTTCGTCCGGCTGTGGTTCACCGACGTCCTCGGCTACCTCAAGTCGGTGGCCATCGCCCCGGCCGAGCTGGAAGGCGCGTTCACCGAGGGGATCGGCTTCGACGGTTCCGCGGTGGAGGGCTTCTCCCGGGTGTCCGAGGCGGACATGGTCGCCATGCCGGATCCGTCGACGTTCCAGGTGCTGCCGTGGGTCTCGGACGACGGCCGCCAGCCCACCGCGCGCATGTTCTGCGACATCCTCATGCCCGGCGGGTCGCCGTCGTGGTCGGACCCGCGGCACGTGCTGCGCCGCCAACTGGGCAAGGCGGGCGACGCGGGCTTCACCTGCTACGTGCACCCGGAGATCGAGTTCTTCCTGTTGGAGGCCGGGCTGGACGCCTCCGGGCGCCCCACGCCTGCGGATCAGGGCGGGTACTTCGATCAGGCCGTGCACAACCAGGCGCCCAACTTCCGCCGGCACACCATCGACGCGCTCGAATCGATGGGGATCTCCGTCGAGTTCAGCCACCACGAGGCGGCGCCGGGCCAGCAGGAGATCGACCTGCGCTACGCGGACGCGCTGTCCATGGCGGACAACGTCATGACGTTCCGCTACCTGGTCAAGCAGGTGGCGTTGCAGGAGGGCGTGCGGGCCACGTTCATGCCCAAACCGTTCAGCGAGTACGCGGGCTCGGCCATGCACACCCACATGAGCCTGTTCGAGGGCGAGAACAACGCGTTCCACGACGATGACGATCCGATGCAGCTGTCGGCCACGGCGCGGTCGTTCGTCGCCGGGATCATCGAGCACGCCCACGAGATCAGCGCGGTCACCAACCAGTGGGTGAACTCTTACAAGCGGCTCATCCACGGCGGCGAGGCGCCCACCGCGGCGTCGTGGGGGCGGGCGAACCGCTCGGCGCTGGTGCGTCTGCCGCTGTACACACCGAACAAGTCGTCGTCGCGCCGCGTGGAGGTGCGCAACCCGGACTCGGCCTGCAACCCGTACCTCACGTTCGCGGTGCTCATCGCCGCCGGACTCAAGGGCATCGAGGGCGGATACGAGCTGCCCCCGGAGGCGGAGGACGACGTGTGGGCGCTCACGCCCGGCGAACGCCGCGCGATGGGGTACCGGGAGCTGCCGACGAGTCTGGGGGACGCGCTGAAGGCGATGGAGCGTTCCGAGCTGGTGGCCGAGGCGCTGGGTGAGCACGTCTTCGACTTCTTCCTGCGCAACAAGCGGCAGGAGTGGGCCGACTACCGCGGGCAGGTCACGCAGTTCGAGATCGCCAACTACCTGGGGTTGTGA
- a CDS encoding zinc ribbon domain-containing protein — protein sequence MRAEPDVQRRLLDLAEIDTGLAQAAHRRRNLPEAQEALRIETERNAHKDAAVKVEMSLEDLDLDIRKLEGEVDAVRKREARNADRLAAGGVPAKQLSEMEHENTSLQRRRGVLEDDLLAVMEQREAAGEDLDRAGAQVDVLDQELEEAQRLLREAEADLTASEESARARRTELLAAGLPDELLADYERQRSSSGIGAALLRARRCGACRMEIDRAEIERIKAADPAEVVHCEECGAILVRTGESGLGASAGA from the coding sequence GTGAGAGCTGAACCGGATGTGCAGCGCCGGCTGCTGGACCTGGCCGAGATCGACACCGGGCTGGCCCAGGCAGCGCACCGGCGCCGCAATCTCCCCGAGGCGCAGGAGGCGCTGCGGATCGAGACGGAACGCAACGCGCACAAGGACGCCGCCGTCAAGGTGGAGATGAGCCTGGAGGACCTCGACCTCGACATCCGCAAGCTCGAGGGCGAGGTGGACGCCGTGCGCAAACGTGAGGCGCGCAATGCCGACCGCCTCGCGGCGGGCGGGGTGCCCGCCAAGCAGCTCAGCGAGATGGAGCACGAGAACACCAGCCTGCAGCGCCGTCGCGGCGTGTTGGAGGACGATCTGCTCGCCGTGATGGAGCAGCGCGAGGCCGCAGGCGAGGACCTCGACAGGGCGGGCGCCCAGGTCGACGTGCTGGACCAGGAATTGGAAGAGGCCCAGCGGCTGCTCCGCGAGGCGGAGGCGGACCTGACGGCCTCCGAGGAATCCGCTCGCGCACGGCGGACGGAACTGCTCGCAGCCGGCCTGCCGGACGAGCTGCTCGCCGACTACGAGCGGCAGCGGTCCAGCTCCGGCATCGGGGCGGCATTGCTGCGCGCGCGCCGGTGCGGGGCGTGCCGGATGGAGATCGACCGCGCGGAGATCGAACGCATCAAGGCGGCCGATCCGGCCGAGGTGGTGCACTGCGAGGAGTGCGGCGCGATCCTCGTGCGCACGGGCGAATCCGGTCTGGGCGCCTCCGCCGGGGCCTGA
- a CDS encoding bifunctional RNase H/acid phosphatase, whose protein sequence is MKVIVEADGGSRGNPGVAGYGAVVLDASGYPDERTVLAECAEGIGHATNNVAEYRGLIAGLEAAAAQGATSAAVHMDSKLVVEQMSGRWKVKHPDMIPLADRARKAAARVGAVSYTWIPRAQNGHADRLANEAMDGNKEQAATPEGGDGQAATSASARSAPGWTGATGDPCRLVLLRHGQTALSVERRYSGRGDAPLTEAGLAQAAAAARRIGARGGIDAVVSSPLARARATAEAAAASLGVPVGIDDDLIETDFGEWEGLTFREAAQQYPELHARWLGDPTVAPPNGESFTQVAGRVARARARVAAEHPGATVLLVSHVTPIKLVLRAALDVGYPLLYKLHLDLASLSVAEFYPDGGSSVRLVNDTAHLG, encoded by the coding sequence GTGAAGGTGATCGTGGAGGCCGACGGCGGCTCGCGCGGCAATCCCGGCGTGGCCGGTTACGGTGCGGTCGTGCTCGACGCATCCGGATACCCGGACGAGCGCACGGTGCTGGCCGAGTGCGCCGAGGGGATAGGGCACGCCACCAACAACGTGGCCGAGTACCGCGGGCTCATCGCCGGACTCGAGGCGGCGGCGGCGCAGGGCGCGACGTCGGCGGCCGTGCACATGGACTCCAAGCTCGTCGTCGAGCAGATGTCCGGCCGGTGGAAGGTCAAGCACCCGGACATGATTCCGCTCGCCGACCGGGCACGGAAGGCGGCGGCGCGGGTCGGCGCGGTGTCCTACACGTGGATTCCGCGTGCGCAGAACGGGCACGCCGACCGGCTCGCCAACGAGGCCATGGACGGGAACAAGGAGCAGGCCGCGACGCCGGAAGGCGGTGACGGACAGGCCGCGACGTCGGCGTCGGCGCGATCCGCGCCGGGGTGGACCGGGGCCACAGGCGACCCGTGCCGGCTGGTGCTGCTCCGCCATGGGCAGACGGCCCTGTCGGTGGAGCGGCGCTACTCGGGCCGCGGAGATGCTCCGCTGACGGAGGCCGGACTGGCCCAGGCGGCCGCGGCGGCGCGGCGCATCGGGGCGCGCGGCGGCATCGACGCGGTGGTGTCGTCGCCGTTGGCGCGCGCACGGGCCACCGCCGAGGCGGCGGCCGCGTCCCTGGGCGTGCCGGTCGGGATCGACGACGACCTCATCGAAACCGACTTCGGCGAGTGGGAGGGCCTGACTTTCCGTGAGGCGGCGCAGCAGTACCCGGAGCTGCACGCGCGGTGGCTGGGCGACCCCACGGTGGCACCGCCGAACGGGGAGAGCTTCACGCAGGTGGCAGGCAGGGTGGCGCGGGCGCGCGCACGCGTCGCCGCGGAACACCCGGGCGCGACGGTGTTGCTCGTCTCGCACGTCACTCCCATCAAGCTCGTGCTGCGGGCGGCGCTCGACGTGGGATACCCGCTGCTCTACAAGCTGCACTTGGACCTGGCCTCGCTCAGCGTGGCCGAGTTCTATCCGGACGGCGGGTCGTCGGTGCGCCTGGTCAACGACACCGCCCACCTGGGGTGA
- the panB gene encoding 3-methyl-2-oxobutanoate hydroxymethyltransferase, protein MTDTSPYGAAPAGGRPARRPVIRTHHLQKWKQEGKRWGMLTAYDHSTARIFDDAGIPVLLVGDSAANVVYGYDTTLPIDSDELIPLVRGVVRGAPHALIVADLPFGGYEASDAQALATAARFCKEGLAHAVKLEGGVRVASQITALSQAGIPVMAHIGFTPQSVNGLGGFRVQGRGEAAQQLLDDARAVQDAGAFSVVMEMVPADVAAEVTAALSIPTVGIGAGAQCDGQVLVWQDMAGYTSGKTATFVRRFGEVGTALRDAAGAYAAAVEDGSFPAAEHSF, encoded by the coding sequence ATGACCGACACATCTCCGTACGGCGCCGCGCCCGCGGGCGGCCGACCTGCCCGCAGGCCCGTCATCCGCACCCACCACCTGCAGAAATGGAAGCAGGAGGGCAAAAGGTGGGGCATGCTCACCGCCTACGACCACTCCACCGCACGCATCTTCGACGACGCCGGCATCCCGGTGCTGCTCGTCGGCGACTCGGCCGCCAACGTCGTCTACGGCTACGACACCACCCTGCCGATCGACTCCGACGAGCTGATCCCGCTGGTGCGCGGCGTCGTGCGCGGTGCCCCGCACGCGCTCATCGTCGCCGACCTGCCCTTCGGCGGCTACGAGGCGTCCGACGCGCAGGCCCTGGCCACCGCGGCCCGCTTCTGCAAGGAGGGCCTGGCGCACGCGGTCAAGCTCGAGGGCGGTGTACGCGTCGCCTCGCAGATCACCGCCCTGTCGCAGGCCGGAATCCCCGTGATGGCGCACATCGGCTTCACCCCGCAGAGCGTCAACGGGCTCGGCGGGTTCCGCGTGCAGGGCCGCGGCGAGGCCGCGCAGCAACTCCTCGACGACGCACGCGCAGTCCAGGACGCCGGCGCGTTCTCCGTGGTCATGGAGATGGTGCCCGCCGACGTCGCCGCCGAGGTCACCGCCGCACTGTCCATCCCCACCGTGGGCATCGGCGCCGGCGCACAGTGCGACGGGCAGGTGCTGGTGTGGCAGGACATGGCCGGCTACACCTCCGGGAAGACCGCCACGTTCGTGCGCCGCTTCGGCGAGGTCGGCACGGCGTTGCGCGACGCCGCCGGCGCCTATGCGGCCGCGGTGGAGGACGGATCGTTCCCCGCCGCCGAGCACTCGTTCTGA